Sequence from the Agrococcus sp. SL85 genome:
CGGCAGCGGGCCTCTGCGCGCTCGGCGACGGCCTGGGCGCCGCCTCCGGCCAGACCGTCGTGCTCCTCGCGTGCTTCCTCGCCGGCCACGTCGCCTACGCGCTCGCGCTGTGGCCGACGCGCCGGCGCTCGCTCGCCTGGGGCCCGGGCTCGATCGCCTACGCGATCGTCGGGCTCATCGCCGCCGGCATCATCGCGGCGGGCGCCGGGCCCCTCGCGATCCCGGTGATCGCGTACGCGCTCGTGCTCGCAGGCGTCGCGGCGCTCGCCGCCATCGACACCGCGGGCTTCCTCGGCGGCCTGCTGTTCCTCGCGAGCGACCTCATCCTGGGGCTCGGCCTCTTCGTGCTCGAGATCCCGGATCCGCTGCGGTCGATCGCGGTGCTCGTGGCCTACGCGGGCGCGCAGGCGCTCCTCGCCGTGAGCCTCGTCCGGCGGCTGCGGCTGGGCGATCCGGCCGCCCCGATCCCGCAGCCCGCGCCGAGCCGCACGACCTCGACCTCCTGACCGCAGCACGCCGCGCCATAGGCAGTGTCTATGTGTTCGAATGCGAAGACAGGCTGGCGTGATGGCGCCTCCAATGCTTCGCTGGAGCCATGGACCTGCCTGACAGCCCTCCCGCGCCCGTCGTCGGCCTGCTCGGCGGCATGAGCTGGCACTCGACCGCGCACTACTACCGCGCCGTCAACGAGCGCGTCGCCGCCGCCCGCGGCGGCCACGCCTCCGCCCGGCTGCTGCTCGCGAGCCTCGACTTCGCCGAGGTGCGCGCCCTGCAGGTCGCGGGCGACTGGGCGGGGGCGGGCGCGCTGCTCGCGCGCGAGGCCGTCGCGCTCGAGCGGGCGGGCGCCGGCTGCGTCGCCATCGCGACGAACCTCATGCACAAGGTCGCGCCCGCCGTGGCCGCGGCGCTCGAGGTGCCCCTCGTGCACATCGCCGACGCGGTCGCCCACGAGGCGCGGCGAGCGCCGGCGCGCGCGGGCGGCGCGCGCACGCTCGGCATCGTCGGC
This genomic interval carries:
- a CDS encoding lysoplasmalogenase family protein; amino-acid sequence: MATIPATTTRLPRALRVALLVVAAALAVNLVCATLVALDLGDPDALDLARRGLMWLLVPPIVVALVLLGALRHAVGRWHVAAAGLCALGDGLGAASGQTVVLLACFLAGHVAYALALWPTRRRSLAWGPGSIAYAIVGLIAAGIIAAGAGPLAIPVIAYALVLAGVAALAAIDTAGFLGGLLFLASDLILGLGLFVLEIPDPLRSIAVLVAYAGAQALLAVSLVRRLRLGDPAAPIPQPAPSRTTSTS